CGTGGTCACCCATCACGAAGCGGACTGCTCTGGTGACGAGGCTCGCGTTGCGCCTGGTGACGTTCCGGATGACCACGAGTTCTGCGTCACGGCCTTTGCAACTTGGAAGGTTAACGCGGAGCAGGCTTCGATTGCTTTCGATGCCCGATACCAGCGTCTTCAAGAAGGCATTGTTGCTATCGCGGCTGAGCACCGCGAACGAGAGCTCGGAGATGTTTTGGCTGTTGATAACAGCTTTCGCGAAAAACTTGGAGTTGTCTTCGCTCAGAGGCAGCTCTTCGATTGTGATTCTGGTTAGGCCAAGATTCGATGCCAGCGCGTTCACAAGGAGCTTCTCGTTGTCAGGGTCGTGCCGCTGGTCCTCGCGCTCCTGCATGTCGATGTAGACTTGTACTTTTATGTCCTTCAGTGTGCGCGCATGCGCTATGTAGGCAGCCATCAAGGCTTGGATCCCATCCAAAAAGCAGTATTGCACGCATAAACGGAGGGAAGTGACGTGGCTGCAGGTAGCGAGGATCGCGAAGGATCGACGAAGGATCTCCAAGTTGTCTAGATGCAGAGAGCTGATGGTGAGCGATGTCACCTCGGGACATTTGGGAAGCATGGGGAGGCTACTGATGCTCACGTGGTGATCTTGTATGCGAACTACCTTCGCCAAGCGGGAATCACGAATAATTTCGCATATCTCTTTAAGGCCAGCGCATGCTGGAAGATAGCCTATGGAGACTTTTTTAAGGGATTTGTTGAGTGCCATGGCACGAAAGAACGCGCAGCACTCTTCTTCTGAGAAACCCAAGAGGTCTACGGAAAGCGTTAAGAGTGTGGTGTTTTCTGGGAGCGCTAACAGCCAGGGTTCGACCCGTGTAGCCGCGTCTCCGGTGCCAAGTTCGACACCATAGAGGAGAGTGGACACGATGCAGTTTCTTGCCCAGGTAACACTTAACGTACGCAGAGTGCAGTTCCGGGCGATAATTTCGGCAAAGAGGGCTTTGTCTTCGACATCGTAGATATCTATGTCGACGACCAACTCTTCCAGTGTCGTCGTCGCTGCAGTGGCCTCGACCAGAGACTCCAGTGCACGCCTGCTGGCCTCAGGAGTTCGTACTGTCAACTTCTTGAGCGCCGAGGGTTCCTGCGCCAGGTAGACGACGAAGCCGAGCAGGAGGTCCTTATATCCGTAAGTGAACACGCAATCTCCAACGGTCAGATCACTGATTGTGTCGTTCTGTAAAAGCAAGTCAATGAACTGCCGTTTGCATACGGTGCTCAATTCTAGATCAGCGACATCGAGCGTAGAAAGGGCGATGCTGCCATCCTGTTGAGGAAGTACAAGCAGTGGCGATCTGATGGAGAAGCATAAGTATTGTTCTGTGGCGTCTGAATCAATTTGGTCTGAGGGGATTGTAAGGTTCTCCAAGGCCTCAAGCGCGTTTGCTTCACAGTACGGTACGTCCGAGATTATCAGCCTCCTTACGCTGTGCTTGGCTTGGAGAAGCCTGAGGAGGAAAGAGTTCCTGGCCACCACAAAAGTGAGCTCCACGGCCACAATGCAGTAATGGTGGGCGAGGACGTTTCCGAGGAGAATCATGGCGAGGCTTTCGCAGTCAATGGGTGGGTCTCCCCACGGGTAGATGACCCCTTTTCGCGGGGCAGTAGCGATGGCTAATTCTCCCAGGCCATTCTCTTCTCTTATCTCAAGGTCAATGTACCAGAGAACCTCATTGTACTCGGCGATACGCTGAAACAACTGACAAACTGGCGCCTCTTTACTTCTGGTGCAGGGCACGGTCAAAGGCGCGCGTTTTTTTGGCATGGTTGTTGATGTAGTTGCCTTTAGATGTTCAGCGAAGAGAACTTGAGTTTCACTTCAGGTTGCCGATTCGAGCGTTGACCAGGCTTCCGCTTCAAGACTGGGAAGAAGGGAGGAAAGAGACAAGTTGAAAGCAAACTGCAGACGAAACCGTTCTGTCAGCTTAGCTAAATGAGTACCAAGAACTAGAAACTCAGTAGGAGACTACAGGTGGTCAGATAGGGTTATCTTAGAGGTAAATTGGCTGGGACAGCGTGGCTAGAGCAGGCGTTCAGAGAACTATGGGAGGAACCCCTGTCCAGCAGCGACCTTAGCCTCCCTGGTGATAAGGGTCGTTGAAAAATACCTTCAGCGTGGCTAATTAACTTGTAATTTAGTAGTGAGATTTTAGACGGGGGCAAACTTTTGAAGTTTGTACTAACTGAAGGAACGTAACAGCAGTGAACAAGACCTCCACGCTCTAACTACCACTTATAGTTGGAGGAAAGCTACGTTTGCGACGAGGCGGCTGCCAGATGGGCAAGATGGGAGTTTGGCCTTTACATCGCCAATTCGATGCTCGCTGTTATTCACCTTACACTGAATTTTACTTGGCTTTCAGTTAATTTTCTTATTGCTCTGCTACGCGCATGTGGAATGCAAGAGTGGGCGATCTCATGAATTTGGAGAGGCATGTGTGCTTTCCTTTTAATTTATAATACCCACTTAGTACTACAGCTAACACTTGCAGACGTGTGTAGTTCGCTCGTGAGTTAAAACAGCCCCGTTCTGGATGTCGTCGCATGGCGGTCGTAGCTTCCATTCTAACGCAGGTAGTGGGATCGAATTTGTATAAATCTGATGAGTAAAGGACGGAAGCACGCTATCGATAGTATTTACAAGCCTCCTGCAGCCTGGAAGCAAATGCAGCAGGGTAGAAACTTAAAATATCGCACTGTACGAGAAACCCTGAGCTTCAAAAGCGATAGGATACCGAAGTGAACAGTCACGAAACCTGCAATTAACATATAAAGAACAAGCATTAGGTGGCTTGTCCCTAAAAgcccaaagcaaaaaaaaaacacgatcaTTGAAACAGCTCGAGACTGAatggaaaaagaaagagaaagaaaggaaataaaagagaGAAGTAAAAGacccgcagtggtggctcagtggttacggcgctcggctactgatccgaagtacccgggctagaacccgaccgaggcggccgcgtttcgatggaggcgaaacgtaaacgcgcccgtgtgctgtgcgatgtcagtgcacgttaaaggtccccaggtggtagaaatgattccggagacctccactacgcaacatcttttttcctttcttatctcagtccctcctttattccttcgcttactcaggtgtccgccgagattcgtgacagatactgcgccatttccttttcccccaaaaccaatcttcaattttcaaaAAAGTAAAAGGCATGCGTGCCTGACTTCAAAACAGGCATGTAAAATACTTGGAACACATTTAAAAAACACCGTATTTTCCCTGGAAACTAAAGTACTGGCGTATACATGACTCCACATGCAGTGCTTATAGTGGTGTTTAAGTTTATTGCGACCGTCATAACGGCAGTCAACATGGAGATTAAAACATCCTTTGAGAAGAACATATCAGTATATGATTGCAATGAATCAGCTCCGTGCTAACGCAGATATGAACACCCTGAGCCTGTAGTAAATGTCAAAACACGCAAAGAAGCTCAGTCAGTATGAGGGGCCCAATAATTTTAATGAATGCAGCAGCCGTTCTTTCGGCAGTTAAGCGTGTTACAGCCCTGTTCCCTGTTCCCAGCTCAGTcgtagcggtggtggtggtgaaaaactttatgcAATCATAGAAAGAGGTGTTGGGGGTCATGACCTGAAGGGTCGTGCCCTTACAGCCACTAGATGGGATGCCtggtcaggcaccccattggcggttgcagcagcccgggcgcgctgcgttaatgCGCtctgggcctcgagggtgcagcagccggacagggtctcCTCCCAGTCCTCTCCGTGAGGTTTGGGATAGGgtgtagggatgggttctgctagCAGGCTAACAATATGTGGTAGCTCTCAGACACCACCCCACAGCGGGAGCAccacccgtcgaattgaggattgaaatgctttagcgttgccgggcacagcatcgtgttagtgagcagacGCAGGAGTACCCGTTCGTTGGCTTTCCCCAGCTTTTTGCacgggtgggaagagtttggtgggtggatttgtagtaatcgcatatttccttaaaagtgtaaaccggattgaaatcggagtcctggtcatcgtcgggtcccgagggaaacgcccggagagagagcgcgcgggcggcggcgtcgggtGCTTCGTTTCCGGGGaagccttggtgacctggagcccaaacgagagatcaGTGCGCgggatccgagtctcggctacaCTTTcggtagatgcgataagccaggggagtaggtcacccttgctcgacgtttcgacaagcccctcgcgagtcggtgattatgtatttggaggagttGGATGCTGCCAGGGCTTTGGCAACCTCTtatgcgtgaattgctgactgggccttgaaagaaAGAGCGTCTACTGTTTGCCcacgtggacgaccgcggccgtgtaccatcccctgtGGTCCGgaccggaggcgtccacgtagaatacTCTTGGTTTGCTCCCAAAGTGGCGGTCCAAGGCTTGCTcccgcgccaggcgcctgccattatggtcctcttagGACATGTTAGTgaggagaggccgcacgtggagggcgcgtctccaatGTACAgtaaggcggcatctctcctctgtgaattgggtgtgctggatgtgaaaacgggctagaaggcggcgacccgaccctgtctttgtgagacgagtgaaTTGGTTGTTGAGGTGGGGCTCCCGAAGCACCCTGAAAGTTTTCACCACCCCCATTGCCATGAAGTGGCTGGTTGAGGTAGAGACCAGGAGGTCTAgcgctcgtttcatgattttgcagaGCATGACCTTGAGGGCATCCTCTTACTGTTTCCGCAGCTGCAGATAGTGAGTCAAATACAACATtggactggtcacgaatgcgttcgccagccgcaaggcgtctttgcattgTTATTCCACCGCACTTATTGGAAACCTGGCGATCCATGCAGCCCACCCGGCCCCCACCTGCctgagcttggcgagtgttgtgtcgcagcgtTGCTGGTTTTGTATGAAGAGTCCGATGACTCTGATTTCTTTGGATTCGTGAATGGGACCGCTTTGCAAggagagattgatttgtgtcgagcataTGCGCGAGGGGCGCCGATGCACATCCACTTCAGcacattttctctctctctctgctgttTCTTACTCCTTCCTCCCCTCCCGTATGGCATGGTTGAGGGGTcctccgagaagtgagacagtgcACCAATTCCGAAAATGTTGCTAGCTTGTGAACACgggtttttaaagtgaaagctttactacgccagccagcgggCAATTTCGGCTCATCGCGAaattcagccgtatgccgtatgctgTGTGCCGTGGCCgatgaacgaccttgagccgccgttgcctagcaacgccgcagccgcgctccaacagatggcgccgccgtcgacgccgctgccgttgccactcgctccaccagatgtgctccgctggggtagagggagaggacgTTTTGCCttgcgggtggggggggggtgctatgtatatatatatgcgcttcgcctcagtgtattgtcgttatggagagcgcgaaagagacgcagcaAACGACCGAACGAAGCgtggaagagagaacgcgctcaagagacgccagaagaatgcGCCccgcgactcgagaagcgtcgtaactgAGATGCTGCtgaaagaagtcgtgccacgtcccggagtgactcttgaACTGCGGAAGAGGCCGgcttgagttctcgagagcgtcggaatcagacgctgcgtagacggtgtaccgaggaaacgaagctttcgcaattcaactagggttaaccagactTAATCacagccatttctttttttttcttcgctggcGAGGTCTTCACGAACCGTTATTTGAAATAACCTCCCCACTTGTGGGTGCGGAAAAGTCGCCATCAGAACTTTCTGAGCTCCAGCATGTGCGACTCCTTCAGCTGAGTTCGGCTTTACATGTAAGTAAATATACGCCTCGCATCGATTTTCTCAGCAACGTTATTTCTGTAAGTATGCGAGAGTAAATGTCTCCCTTGTAACTGGCTTCACTTGAACATTTGGTGGACGTCGGCCAGCATTCACCAGTGCATGTGGTCGTCTGAAAACGATTAACTCGCAAGCACGTTTGATTCTAGGTATACCTCCCGGCCATGTTTCCGGTTATGCATTACGGATGCCGAGACTATGGGCACAGGTCCAGTCCCGGAGGCGGCGGCCGCGTTCGAGGAACAGAAACcgcttttgagaaaaggaaacaaggcagtaactatctcactgcTCGGTGGACTCGAGGAACCGAGCCGGGATGGAAGGGATGAAAAATGGAATGAAAGAATGAAGACTGGCCACACGTGCACATTtaccacatcgcacagcacacggcatcATACGTTTCGCTTTGATCGAAACGCCCCGACGCGGAGgatcagtggtaagggcgctcgactactgatccggagttcccgggttcgaacccgaccgcggcggctgcgtttttatggaggaaaaacgctaaggcgcccgtgtgctgtgcgatgtcagtgcacgttaaagatctccaggtggtcgaacttattccggagccctccactacggcacctctctcttcctttctcctttcactccctcctttacccttctctcacggcgcggttcaggtgtccaacgatatatgagacagatactgcgccatttcctttccccccaaaaccaattataacatATAATTTGATCGAAACGCGGCGACCATGGCAGGGATTCGGCCTTGCGTCCCAAGGCTCAGAAGTAGTGGTTGGTTGTTTCTTAGAAAAGGAGAAGGCGCAGTAACTTTGACAGAGACTTCAACCAGGCCTTGAGAGAAAGGAAAGTGGGAGTTAAACAGctggaagatgtgccgtagtggaggctctggaatataattggtttttgggggaaaggaaatggcgcagtatctgtctcatatcgttggacacctgaaccgcgccgtaagggaagggataaaggagggagtgaaagaagaaaggaagaagaggtgccgtagtggagggctccggaataatttcgaccacctggggatctttaacgtgcattgacatcgcacagcacacgggcgccttagcgtttttcctccataaaaacgcagccgccgcggtcgggttcgaacgcgggaactccggatcagtagtcgagcgccctaaccactgagccaccgcggcggggcatattTGGCTTTTGGGGGagctttaatgtgcactgacatcgcacaggagaAAGGGGCCTTTGCTCCCTTCCCTCCCGCGCGGTTGTGTCCGCCGAAAAACGAGGCTATCACTGCTCCCTCGACTACTTGATAACCAATCATTttgcattttgaagcgaaagcttcactgctcTGTGTAAAGCCGTTTCGCCGTGTGTTGccagttgaccttcaagtgaaccAGAGGTCAAGtttggctataggccttaccatatgtggtccaccatggtgtctcAGCACCTGACCTTTGGCCTATctattcgccggtagagggcggtagaaaaggccgcagcgttcattgagtGATCATCTTCTCGAGATCAACCGTTAGCTGCCATCTGACACGGTGGCAGGGCGGGCGCGCAGCCTATCCGGTaaatgtgcggaacgcactcaacgttacacacGCCGAGCCGCGTCTAGTTACCCGATACATCATAGCAtagcttttgctctctaaccaggttcagcagtagttaaaccataGCTCAGTTTGCCTGCGCGGAAAGGTGCCCTGTTATTGAGGCACACCGGTGAGGCTCGTTTCGATATAGGTGGAATGCAAAATtgtaaacgctaaggcgcccgtgtgctgtgcgatgtcagtgcacgtttaagatccccaggtggtcgaaattattccggagccctccactacggcacctctttttcctctcttctttcactccctcctttatccctttcattacgacgcggtccaggtgtccaacgatgtatgagacagatactgcgccatttcctgtcaccaaaaaccaattattattattattattattattattattacgccgtCTGCACGATATCAGTGTACTGGAAAAGTCACCTGGTGGTCGAAACGCTCAACTACGTCatatctttctctcttcctgctttcgctccCTCAAAAGCTCCACCGGTTCGAAGAAGGGAGAAAGCTGAGGCGCTTtgctgttgttgcgactgcaaAACGAAAAGTAAAATGCCCGGGCCGGCCCAATGGCTTATGCTGAGCCaaaatcgctgccacgtgcagacagtaggagagagAAATATGAgaggaaagatggaaagaaaggacgcgcgtcgcaaccaTCGCGTCGTCTGAAGCGACAACGACGATTTAGGAACAGGAACCCCCGGTTACAAGGAGGCCCCGCCACATCTGCTAGAGtccctagatcccagccccgaAAGGTAAGGAAGCCACCACCTCAACTCTCTAAGGCGCTTCGCGCTATCTTGTCAGAAACGCCGCGCGACCTTTTCTAGTCGACTCGCGACGGACGCCACGCAACATGAAGCGGTTACCCAGAGAAGTCGAATACGCGCCCTGCTTCGCGGAAACTTTCCCTAAGACCAAGAGCGCTAAAGTGCTCTTTCCTCCGGTGTCTGCTTTCTCGTACGGTCGTCATCCCTTCAGCTATGAACGCACATGACGATGTAATAAAGAGGTAGTGACCATGCTCAAGAAATAATGATTTCAAAGAACAGAAGCCTGCACGACAACAAAAACGAAGCAAGCGGTGGCTGGTGTGCCAGAATTTGTGGCCACGCGTAGTAGCCGGCTCGCTATCTGGCTCCACATCTGGCGCCTGCACTTTCAtgagaaacgtttgaaaatttgTTATGAGCTAAACAAAGGAGTAGAAACATTCACATTCTTGTTGTGGGCCCCAGCTTCACCGCACATGAAGGGACAGAGAGACGGACAAAGCAGGCAATGTAAGAGACGCCGCTGTTGGGGCTTAGTTATAATTTCTCCCACCTAGGGTTAATGTGCGTTGAGATCGCTCAGAACACATGAGACATTCGCGTTTCGGTGGCACCGGCAGGTCTGGGCTTTAAATCGAGTACTCGTGCTCAGCAACCGGACACCGCTGCCTCTGAACCACCGCGCAGATAAGAAGAATAGGGTGACGGCGTGAAAAACGAGGGACTCACCAGGTTCAGGATCCCAGGCTTAAAGTCCTTCGGGCGAAGGTCAGCCAGCGGCGGCTCCGACTGTCCGCTCTTCGAAACGGCACGCGCAGCTCTGCACGAGCACTCGCACgagctgccacttcattttcgtCGCAACGAGCACTCATTCTCTCTCAgcgcgaaggaaaaaaaagtagagCAAAAATTTGTtctcggggaaaggaaatggcgcagtatctgtctcacatctcggctgacacaagaatcacgccgtatgggaagggataaagcagggagcgtaagaagaaaggaaaaaaggtaccgtactggagggctccggaataatttcgaccacctggggatatttaacgtgtactgacgtcgcacagcacatggccgccttttgcgtttcgtctcatcgaagcgcggccgccgcgttgAGATTcgaaccgggtactccggatcagtagcagagcgccttaaccactgagccaacgcggcgggtgaaACCTAACGAAATAGGAAAAGtagtttttcgggaaaggaaatggcgcagtatctgtctcacatatcagcggacacccgaactgcgccataagggagaggacaaaggagagactgagagaagaaagcgaGAAAGTACTACCGTAATGGAGGGTTCCGGGatgatttcgaccagctggggatctttaacgtgcactgacgtcgtacagcATACCGGCGCCTACGCGTtttgcatccatcgaaacgctgccgccacggttgggttcgaacccgggtactccagatcagtatccaagcgccctaaccactgattcacCACGTCGGGTATTCCTGACGTCCAAATCTCTTGAATATTCTCAACATTCCTAGTTTCCTCATTCATTTCTATTCAATGTCATTCGGTCTGCATCAAATGCTGACTAATCCTGCTTCGTGGATTGAGGCAGCAAGAACAATATCAATATCAATATTAGTGGTAATTCCCTATATTCATCGGCTTGCACACGATATAAAGAAATTAATCAGCAGGCATAAGGTCAATGTGGTTCTTTCTGCTTGTTGCAAGATGTCGCGCCTTTGCACCTTGAACAAAATAAGAATGGTCAGGCTTGCAAAAACAACCACCGAACACGCGCGCCACTGATTGTACGGCTGACGTGGTGTACGTCGTGCCTCTAAGTTGCGGTCAGGAATATATTGTCCAGACAGGCCAGTGCTTTAACGAAAGGGTGAGTCGACTAGAAAAGCTCGCGTGGCGTTCCTGACACGATAGTGCGAAGCGCCTTAGGGAGTTGAGGTGGTGGCTTCCTTACCTTtcggggctgggatctaggggctctAGCAGATGTGGCGGGGCCTCCTTGTAACCGGGAGTTCCTGTTGCTGAATCGTCGTTGTCGCTTAAGATGACGCGAtggttgcgacgcgcgtcctttctttccatctttcctcTCATATTTCTAattctcctactgtctgcacgtggcagcgattgtggctcagcatAGGCCATTGGGCCGGCCCGGGCATTTTACTTTTCGTTTTGTCAATAGCGCAGGTTCTCTAGTACGGCCTTGGAAGTGCACCACCTTCTGGGTGTGGCGCTATAGAGTTCGAAAGTGATGCCGAGGCAGATTGCTTCCCCGTGGACAGGAAAATTTGCTACTTGAGGAAAGGAGATCACGCAGTagctctctcacatatctcggtggacacgctaACCGCGGCATAAGGGAatagataaaagagggagtgaaagaagataagaaaggaagaaagtgggtCAGTAGTGGAgggccggaataatttcggccacctggggatcttttacgcgCACTGgtatcgcgcagcacatgggtgccttttgcagTAAGGctttgatttgagctagttgcttgtagcatgacatggtttacgcaaaaagcgtacaggcacGAAAAGACGGAGAGAGCAGACGCACAAGACAGGACtcgcgccaacttccaactaagtttattcatggaaaaaaaacTTAACCACACGAGCAGGCAAAGATAAAAGCAGGACAAATACAAGCAGTGATATATACAAGCCATGACAAAACAAAAGTAAACGTACAAAATGACCAAGGAATGATTATATGGCTGATAGTGAATCACTAAGGAaactaatctcttcttctgacaatgagacagatggcttgcttatgcagatatgaccccttTGCTTGATGTAATAAGTTCCGATGATTTCACACTCTAATCTGTCTTTAGACCTTGCAATGAATTTAGTATTTTCTAAACCCGGACggcacttgcagcttttgcagtgagtggccatgtggtTCCCCTACCCTAACTATTTTTTATAGCAATCTTGTGCTGCCTTGCCCTTTCGTTAAAGCACTGGCCTGCCTGGACAATGTATTTCTGACCGCAGCTTAGAGGCACGACGTACACAACGTCAGCCGTACAATCAGTGGCGCGTGTTTGGTGGTTCTTTTTGCACGCCTGACCATTCTTATTTTGTTCAAGGTGCAAAGGCGCGACTTCTTGCAAGGAGCAAAAAGAACCACATTGACCTTATGcctgctgcttaattcctttatattgtgtgaaagcCGATGAATATAGGGAATTACCACTGTCGGTTGCTTTTCTTTATCCTTGTTTTTTTGGGCCTGATCACCATTTAACATCGGCTTGCGCTTCTTAACAAGGTTCTCACTGATACTAGTGATAAGGTGTTTTGGGTACCCTGCTTGGTGAATCCGTTCAGTTTTGTGCATCAAAGCTCTGTGCCAGCTCATGCTCAAAACATTTTCCAATGATGCATTCAGGCATGTCGCAACGATTCCACGCTTCATTAGCCTGGAATGTGCACTACCGAAGGGGAGGAGCTCTTTGCAAGATCAGGGGTTGAAGGACCAACAAACTTGTGTATTTTGCCTAAGCACAAGTCTCAGGTGAAGAAACTGCAGGCTATTGTCGCGAGAACTTCTTGCGTAAAAAGAAGCCCTTTAGACTCATTTTTGAAAATGGTGACAATGTTTTCAAGGATGGCGCTTGATTTTGAACCTACGTGAACGGTTAGCACAATTAGGTAGTCATCCAGATATCTGAATACCCTAACAACGTTAGAGGTCAGTAAAAGCCGGTCAATAACACGTTTTTCAACACACCATAAATAAATGTCACTCAATATAGGTGCAAGGGATgacccaatacaaacaccatcgCGCTGAACATGAAACTGATGCTTGGAAAAAATGGCGGTCGATGAAAGGTACAATTCTAAAAGTGTTAAGAAATCATCACAGCTGTAGTATAAGACGTCAACTGGCCTTCAACCAAGAGGTCCTTCAGAAACCAGGAACCCGTTATGGCTCGACATAGGAGCGTTTTTAGCGTTCGGCACGTCGTcggcttgttgttgttgttgttgacctcacacaatggcacatacccacaagggggattggccataaccaggcggtgactatttaaatgaccagttgcatgtggcaagcatgggaggacctaccaaaatttggatcgcactgttttcgtagccgaggtgg
This region of Amblyomma americanum isolate KBUSLIRL-KWMA chromosome 5, ASM5285725v1, whole genome shotgun sequence genomic DNA includes:
- the LOC144135252 gene encoding uncharacterized protein LOC144135252, coding for MPKKRAPLTVPCTRSKEAPVCQLFQRIAEYNEVLWYIDLEIREENGLGELAIATAPRKGVIYPWGDPPIDCESLAMILLGNVLAHHYCIVAVELTFVVARNSFLLRLLQAKHSVRRLIISDVPYCEANALEALENLTIPSDQIDSDATEQYLCFSIRSPLLVLPQQDGSIALSTLDVADLELSTVCKRQFIDLLLQNDTISDLTVGDCVFTYGYKDLLLGFVVYLAQEPSALKKLTVRTPEASRRALESLVEATAATTTLEELVVDIDIYDVEDKALFAEIIARNCTLRTLSVTWARNCIVSTLLYGVELGTGDAATRVEPWLLALPENTTLLTLSVDLLGFSEEECCAFFRAMALNKSLKKVSIGYLPACAGLKEICEIIRDSRLAKVVRIQDHHVSISSLPMLPKCPEVTSLTISSLHLDNLEILRRSFAILATCSHVTSLRLCVQYCFLDGIQALMAAYIAHARTLKDIKVQVYIDMQEREDQRHDPDNEKLLVNALASNLGLTRITIEELPLSEDNSKFFAKAVINSQNISELSFAVLSRDSNNAFLKTLVSGIESNRSLLRVNLPSCKGRDAELVVIRNVTRRNASLVTRAVRFVMGDHDPYNARAVELVSGHERVLSIVQENAGVEATEAATMVRRALGLQCLTGLDEYMKLTGVVKRHVVCIGRRGDAVQLDELSFDCWLHVRKFLIVADVAGTDCPVKL